The Chitinophaga niabensis genomic interval TAAAGTTTCCATCAGCAAATATCACGAGCCCGCCACCATGAGTGTACGGTGCCAGTGCCCTTATAATTTAGGAGATATCTGCCGGCACGAAGCGGCCGCTCTTTTCCAGTTACAGGAAATGCTGGACAGGAATCATTTTGAATCTTACGAAACACAATATGATCAGCAGCACACGCTGATCAAAATGAAATCCATAGACCTTAAAACCCTCAAACTCCTTACCTCCAGCCCTATGATGCAGGATGCAGAAACCATCCTCCGCAAAACACAGGCTGTGATCAAAGCTGCCAAAGATGAAAAAGTAGAGGCAGAACTGAAGTTTGAAGGCAAAAAATATCCGCTCATCCTGCAACGCAACGAAGAGCGGAACTTCGATACCCATTGTACCTGCGATGAACATGAACATCCCATCTGCGTACATAAACTGGCCCTGTTCCTGCAACTGCTGCATGCACACGGACCATTTTATTTTGATACCCTCCGCAACTGGGATAAAGAAAAAAATAAACTCCTTTCCTCTTACGGATACACGCTGAACGACGACCTCAACGGGAAGTTTGCGTTCTCTTACCTCAACGGTAAACCCTTCCTCCGCGTACTGGACCCCAGTATCAAAAAAGTGGAAGCGCCCGTAGCGGCAAGTAAAGCAGAACCACCACCAGAGCAGGAAACCATTACGGTAACACGCAGGCTGGGCGTTATGCTCAACGCCAACGATAAACTGTTCCCTTACTTCCAGGCAGAACTGATCAACGGAGATGCCAATGAAGATGAAACAGAATTTGTTTCCCTCGTTACCCGCCTGGACCTTAGCAAGTACGTAGACTTCTATCAATATAAAGAACGGGACAGGGAACTGATCACGCCTGTACGCAAAATACAGCATGCGGAAGTGAGCAAGTTCCTGAACAAAAATTCTCCTTTCGCCGGTATCTGGGAAAACATCATGCATGAAAATGAAGATGGCCTGCCCATGGAAACCATGGAGCTGATCGTGGAATACCTGCATCCCAAGATCGTAAAGCTCTTCCCCATACTGATGGAACACCGCCTGGTGTTCCTGCTGAGAGAAGGGCAACCGTTTAAGACCAAGAACCTGCAACCATTGCTGGTAGCAGATGAGCCGCTGCAGCCTTACTTCAAGGCAGACCCTGTGAATGATCATGTGGAAGTGACTGCCTGGGTAGATATTGAAGGAGAGCCCGTGAACGTGTTTGCCAACCAATGGGCCAGCCCTATGCTGTTCCTTTACAACGGCACCATTTTCCATTTCAAGCGTCCGCAGGATAGTATCAACATTATGCGTTATCAGCAGATGAATGCATTAAAGGTACCCTCTGCAGAATGGCAGGACTTCCTGAAAGATGTGATGCTGCCCCTTGGCAAAGATTACGCCGTACAGTTTGATGCTACCCTGCTCGCAGAAGTAGATGATATCATACCTGAAACACGTGTGTACCTCAAAGAAATGGGCGAAACATTCGTGATCCAGCCGGGCTTCTCCTATGCCGGGCATGAAGTGGAATGGAATGAGGAAAGCCGTATCACCGTGCAGGAAGCCAACAAGGTACTTGTTATTCACCGGAACAAGGAAGTGGAGAATGCTTTTGTGGCGAAGCTCCGCACCCTGCATACCAACTTTAATCATCTCAGTAACTATAACTACTTTTTCCTGCGTTCCAAAGAAGCGCTGAAGAACAACTGGTTCTTCCTTTTCTTTGATGCGCTCAAGGAAATGGATGTTCGGGTATTCGGTTTCGAACAACTCCGCAACTTCCGCTTCAATCCGCAAAAACCCGTTACCAACCTGCAGATCAGCTCTGGCATAGATTGGTTCGATGCACAGGTGGAAGTATTGTATGGCGATCAGAAAGTAGGGATCCGCGATATCAAACGCGCATTGGCCAACAAGCAGAATTATGTGCAGCTGGCAGATGGTACCCTTGGTTTATTACCGGAAGAATGGTTGAAAAAATATTCCCTGCTCTTTAAGATCGGGGAAGAAAAAGATAAAGGTGCCGGCCTGAAGTTGAGTAAATACAACTTCTCCGTGATCGATGAATTATATGAATTCATTGATGATGATGCCATCCTTGCAGAGCTGGATGAAAAACGCCGCAAGCTGTTGCAGTTTGATGAGATCCGCAATGTGCCCTTACCGAAGAATGTAAATGCCAATCTCCGCCCCTACCAGGAAAGTGGTTTCCAGTGGCTCAATTACCTGGATGAAGTGAAGTGGGGAGGTATCCTGGCGGATGATATGGGTCTTGGTAAAACCGTACAGGCGCTTACCTTCATTCAACACTACAAGAATGAGAACGGCCAAAGCATGATGCTGGTGGTTTGCCCTACCACGCTGATCTATAACTGGGAGAATGAGATCAAGAAATTCACACCAGGCATCACTTACCATATCCATCATGGCCCTGCACGTATCCGCGCGGCGGAAGAACTACAGGCCTTTGATGTGGTCATTACCACTTATGGTACACTCCGGAGCGACATCCAGCTGCTCATGAAGATCCAGTTCGATTATGTGATCCTCGATGAATCGCAGGCTATCAAAAACCCGCAGTCCAAAGTGACCAAAGCAGCACAGTTGCTCAATACCCGCAATCGTATTGCATTGAGTGGTACACCCATGCAGAACAATACCTTTGATATCTATGCACAGATGAACTTCCTCAATCCGGGAATGCTGGGTAGTGTGGACTTCTTCAGAAATGAATTTGCCACCCCTATCGATAAGTTCCAGGATGAAGAAAGGAAAGAGCACCTGAAAAAACTCATTTATCCGTTCATTCTCCGCCGCACGAAAGAGCAGGTGGCCAAAGACCTGCCGGATAAGATCGAGACGGTGATCTTCTGTGAAATGGACCCTGAACAAAGGCATATTTACGATGCTTACCGTAACACCTATCGTTCCAAGATCCTGGGTGTAATAGAGGATCAGGGTATGGAGCGCAGCCAGCTCACCATCTTGCAGGGCCTTATGAAGCTGCGCCAGATCTGTGATTCGCCGGCCATCCTCAACGAAACAGAAAAGTATCCCAACCATTCCGTGAAGCTGCACGAGCTTACCCGTGAGATAGCGGAAAACAGCGGGCATCATAAAGTTTTAGTGTTCAGCCAGTTCCTGGGTATGCTGGGCCTCATCCGGGAAAGGATGACGCACATGAAGATCCCGTATGAATATTTTGATGGCAGCACCTCTACCGTAGATAGAGAAAAAGCAATTCAGAACTTCCAGAATAATGACGATTGCAGGGTATTCCTCATTTCCCTGAAAGCAGGTGGGGTGGGTCTTAACCTTACCGCCGCAGATTACGTGTACATTGTTGACCCATGGTGGAACCCCGCTGTGGAACAACAGGCGATTGACCGTACACACCGTATCGGGCAGACCAAAAACATCTTTGCTTACCGCATGATCTGTAAGGATACGGTAGAAGAAAAAATACTGGAATTGCAGGAACGTAAAAAATCCCTCGTAAAAGATATCATTGCAGATGATAACGGCTTTATCAAAAAGCTGTCTAAAGAAGATGTGCTCTACCTCTTCAGTTAAGAGATCAGTTTATAGCCGATCCCGCGGATGTTCACGATCTGTATCCTTGGATCTTCTTTCAGGTAGCGGCGTAGCTTGGTGATGAACACATCCATGCTGCGGGCATTGAAGAAATTATCATCCCCCCATATATCCAGCAGGATAGATTTCCGCTCCATCACCTGGTTGCGGTGTTTACATAAACGCCAGAGTACTTCTGCTTCCCGGTGAGAAAGGAATTCCGTATGATTATTCCTGGAGAGGGTTTGTTTCGTATAATTGAATGCGTATTGGCCGATGGTCACATTATCTTCCCCCTGTTCCTGCTGTACAGGTGTTGGCTGAAAGCGGTTGAGCAAAGACCTGATCCTTACGATCAGTTCATCCATGCTGAAAGGCTTTTTCAAATAATCGTTGCCTCCCAATTCAAATCCTTTTACCACATCAATCGTTTGCGATTTTGCAGAAAGGAAAATGATCGGGGTTTGTTTATCAGATTTCCTGATCTCTGCGGTGAGCGAAAAGCCGTCCATATTTGGCATCATAATGTCCAGCACAATAACATCCGGTTTATGTTGCCGGTACAAGCGAAGGCCCTCATTACCGTCATTAGCGATGAACATGCGGAAACCCCGCATTTCCAGGCTGTCTTTCACGATCTGTGCCAGTTGCGATTCATCTTCTATCAACAATAC includes:
- a CDS encoding DEAD/DEAH box helicase is translated as MSLPHLLKYVYNNGTDEVIRRGKRIFSTGGVELLEGDPVLKSATFRVKSDTHANYYKVSISKYHEPATMSVRCQCPYNLGDICRHEAAALFQLQEMLDRNHFESYETQYDQQHTLIKMKSIDLKTLKLLTSSPMMQDAETILRKTQAVIKAAKDEKVEAELKFEGKKYPLILQRNEERNFDTHCTCDEHEHPICVHKLALFLQLLHAHGPFYFDTLRNWDKEKNKLLSSYGYTLNDDLNGKFAFSYLNGKPFLRVLDPSIKKVEAPVAASKAEPPPEQETITVTRRLGVMLNANDKLFPYFQAELINGDANEDETEFVSLVTRLDLSKYVDFYQYKERDRELITPVRKIQHAEVSKFLNKNSPFAGIWENIMHENEDGLPMETMELIVEYLHPKIVKLFPILMEHRLVFLLREGQPFKTKNLQPLLVADEPLQPYFKADPVNDHVEVTAWVDIEGEPVNVFANQWASPMLFLYNGTIFHFKRPQDSINIMRYQQMNALKVPSAEWQDFLKDVMLPLGKDYAVQFDATLLAEVDDIIPETRVYLKEMGETFVIQPGFSYAGHEVEWNEESRITVQEANKVLVIHRNKEVENAFVAKLRTLHTNFNHLSNYNYFFLRSKEALKNNWFFLFFDALKEMDVRVFGFEQLRNFRFNPQKPVTNLQISSGIDWFDAQVEVLYGDQKVGIRDIKRALANKQNYVQLADGTLGLLPEEWLKKYSLLFKIGEEKDKGAGLKLSKYNFSVIDELYEFIDDDAILAELDEKRRKLLQFDEIRNVPLPKNVNANLRPYQESGFQWLNYLDEVKWGGILADDMGLGKTVQALTFIQHYKNENGQSMMLVVCPTTLIYNWENEIKKFTPGITYHIHHGPARIRAAEELQAFDVVITTYGTLRSDIQLLMKIQFDYVILDESQAIKNPQSKVTKAAQLLNTRNRIALSGTPMQNNTFDIYAQMNFLNPGMLGSVDFFRNEFATPIDKFQDEERKEHLKKLIYPFILRRTKEQVAKDLPDKIETVIFCEMDPEQRHIYDAYRNTYRSKILGVIEDQGMERSQLTILQGLMKLRQICDSPAILNETEKYPNHSVKLHELTREIAENSGHHKVLVFSQFLGMLGLIRERMTHMKIPYEYFDGSTSTVDREKAIQNFQNNDDCRVFLISLKAGGVGLNLTAADYVYIVDPWWNPAVEQQAIDRTHRIGQTKNIFAYRMICKDTVEEKILELQERKKSLVKDIIADDNGFIKKLSKEDVLYLFS
- a CDS encoding response regulator transcription factor, giving the protein MNASVLLIEDESQLAQIVKDSLEMRGFRMFIANDGNEGLRLYRQHKPDVIVLDIMMPNMDGFSLTAEIRKSDKQTPIIFLSAKSQTIDVVKGFELGGNDYLKKPFSMDELIVRIRSLLNRFQPTPVQQEQGEDNVTIGQYAFNYTKQTLSRNNHTEFLSHREAEVLWRLCKHRNQVMERKSILLDIWGDDNFFNARSMDVFITKLRRYLKEDPRIQIVNIRGIGYKLIS